The following is a genomic window from Bordetella petrii.
TGCCCGGCCGCCTGGCGGGCCTGCTCGGCCTCGGCCTGGCGCGCCTTGCGCAGACCTACGCCCAGGCCCTGCAAGTAGGCCACCAGCGCGTCTTCTTCGGTCTTGCCAGCGATTTCCTGCGGCGCCGCCTGGATCTGCGCGTCGGCGTAAGGCACGCCCAGCTTGCGCAGCGCGCGCATGCGTTCCTGCACGTTCTGGCCGTCGAGCAGCGCATGCTGCAGCCAGGGGTAGGAAGGCATGTTCGACTCGGGCACCACCAGGCGCGGGTCGCGCAGGTGGATGCGATGCCACTCGTCGGAATAGCGTTCGCCCACGCGGGCCAGGTCGGGACCGGTACGCTTGGAACCCCACAGGAAGGGGTGGTCGTACACCGACTCGGTGGCTTCGGAATACAAGCCGTAGCGCTGCACCTCGGCCTGCAGCATGCGCACCTGCTGCGAATGACAGCCCACGCAGCCTTCGCGGATGTACACGTCGCGGCCCATCAGGCGCAGCGCGCTGTAGGGCTCGATGCCAGGCGCGGCCTGGGTGGTGGAATGCTGGAAGAACAAGGGGATGATCTGGACCAGCCCCGCGAACGACACCACCAGGATGCTGGCGATGATCATCAGGCCGATGTTCTTTTCAAGGGTCTGATGCGAGAAAAAACCGTGTTGCTTGTTGGCCATGAAAACCTCGTCAGACAGTAGCGGGCGTGGCGATGGCGGCGCGCGGCTGCGGCTCGCCGGACGGAATCGCCGGGTTG
Proteins encoded in this region:
- the ccoO gene encoding cytochrome-c oxidase, cbb3-type subunit II; its protein translation is MANKQHGFFSHQTLEKNIGLMIIASILVVSFAGLVQIIPLFFQHSTTQAAPGIEPYSALRLMGRDVYIREGCVGCHSQQVRMLQAEVQRYGLYSEATESVYDHPFLWGSKRTGPDLARVGERYSDEWHRIHLRDPRLVVPESNMPSYPWLQHALLDGQNVQERMRALRKLGVPYADAQIQAAPQEIAGKTEEDALVAYLQGLGVGLRKARQAEAEQARQAAGQGAAAAQGN